A single region of the Vicia villosa cultivar HV-30 ecotype Madison, WI linkage group LG4, Vvil1.0, whole genome shotgun sequence genome encodes:
- the LOC131596824 gene encoding uncharacterized protein LOC131596824, protein MDRSWMRANRLSDEYEHGVMEFLEFAESNAKKDLPPPKSNAEDSHPTLFLCPCVRCANREPKLSKKEIMDHLICQGICQSYTQWIWHGEVVANSNVSQKDNVSVEMDDRLEDMMCDIGQDSFKRAHAYDNLCNDKDTPLYPGCTYFTRLSAVLKLFNLKAINGWTDKSFTELLELLTQMLPEGNVLPSRYYEAKKILCPMGLEYEKIHACPNDCILYRKEYVNYNHCPKCKASRYKKRHGESSDDEEVKKGPPAKVVWYLPIISRFKRLFANANDAKNLRWHAEERKCDGQIRHVADSLQWKKIDYLFPNFGKESRNLRLGLATDGMNPFGNLNTNHSSWPVLLMIYNLSPRLSMKRKYIMLSMMISGPKQPGNDIDVYLSPLIDDLKVLWEEGVDVFDAHSGEQFNMRAMLFCTINDFPAYGNLSGYKVKGHKACPICEKDTCYHQLEKGKKTVYLGHRKFLNRYHPYRRLRKAFNGEQEHGVAPKPLTGEEVYQRQQDITAVFGKYQKRPIVKNIWKKRSVFFDLPYWSSLEVRHCIDVMHVEKNVCDSVIGTLLNIQGKTKDGINTRLDLGVMGIREELTPQYIGNKTYLPPACYTLSKKEKTSFCECLESIKVPHGYSSNVKRLVSVKDLKLVGLKSHDCHVLMQQLLPVAIRGILPNNVRKTITRLCLFFNAICCKAIDPLKLEDLENEAAVILCQLEMFFPPSFFDIMVHLIVHLVREIRLCGPIFLRWMYPIERYMKILKGYTKNPHRPEASIIERYIAEEAIEFCSNYLSEVNAIGVPKSRHDGRCEGVGTQGLKIKSLSIDVVVQAHLYILNNTDEVQPYLSAHKSIIKKKYPKMSERGLLKEHNKSFSKWFKEKIVGDDSASKTIKWLSYEPKCNILTWSGYDINKTSFYTKAKDDRSTTQNSGVMIVAESMHFSSAKDKNPVMASTPYFGVIEEIWEVDYVVFKVPVFKCKWIDINSGVRIDEFGVTLVDLSKLAYADEPFIMASQAKQVFYVTDPSNKRWSVVLQGKVHDSDENQDANLDISETPPFSTNVPTFIEEDVEDDVHAIRIDHEEGIWEN, encoded by the exons atggatcgtagttggatgagagCTAATCGATTAAGTGATGAGTACGAACATGGAGTGATGGAATTTCTAGAGTTTGCTGAAAGTAATGCTAAAAAAGATCTCCCTCCTCCTAAAAGTAATGCTGAAGATAGTCACCCTACGCTTTTTCTCTGTCCATGTGTTCGTTGTGCAAATAGAGAACCAAAGCTTAGTAAGAAAGAAATCATGGATCATCTAATTTGTCAAGGGATTTGTCAAAGTTATACACAATGGATATGGCACGGTGAAGTGGTAGCAAATTCAAATGTGTCTCAAAAAGATAATGTTAGTGTAGAAATGGATGATCGTCTGGAAGACATGATGTGCGATATTGGACAAGATTCGTTTAAGAGGGCACATGCGTATGATAACTTATGCAATGACAAGGATACACCTTTGTACCCGGGATGCACATATTTTACACGTTTGTCAGCcgtgttaaaattgtttaatctgaAGGCAATTAACGGGTGGACTGACAAAAGTTTTACCGAATTACTTGAACTGTTGACACAAATGCTTCCAGAAGGTAACGTACTGCCAAGTCGTTATTACGAGGCTAAGAAAATACTGTGTCCGATGGGTTTGGAGTatgaaaagatacatgcatgtcctaatgattgcatattatacagaAAAGAGTATGTAAACTATAACCATTGTCCAAAGTGCAAGGCGTCACGCTACAAAAAGAGACATGGTGAATCTAGTGATGATGAGGAGGTCAAAAAGGGTCCTCCTGCGAAAGTGGTATGGTACCTACCAATAATTTCAAGGTTTAAGAGATTATTCGCTAATGCAAACGACGCAAAGAATCTTAGATGGCATGcagaagaaagaaaatgtgatGGACAAATCCGCCATGTAGCTGAttctttgcaatggaagaaaattgattattTGTTTCCAAATTTTGGCAAAGAGTCGAGAAACCTTAGACTTGGACTtgctactgatggaatgaatccGTTTGGTAATCTAAATACTAACCATTCTTCTTGGCCAGTTCTTCTGATGATTTACAACCTATCTCCTAGGCTGTCCATGAAGCGTAAATATATTATGCTATCCATGATGATTTCGGGCCCAAAACAACCAGGAAATgacatagatgtttatctaagTCCACTGATCGATGATTTAAAAGTGTTGTGGGAGGAAGGGGTGGATGTTTTCGATGCGCATTCTGGTGAACAGTTCAACATGCGTGCCATGTTGTTTTGCACCATCAACgattttccagcatatggcaATTTGTCTGGGTATAAAGTTAAAGGGCATAAAGCGTGTCCTATATGTGAAAAAGACACATGTTACCATCAGCTTGAAAAAGGAAAGAAGACTGTTTATCTCGGGCATCGAAAATTTCTAAATCGTTATCATCCATATCGTAGATTGCGGAAAGCTTTCAATGGGGAACAAGAGCATGGCGTTGCTCCAAAGCCCTTAACTGGAGAGGAAGTTTATCAACGACAACAGGACATTACTGCTGTCTTTGGAAAGTACCAAAAGCGGCCCATTGtgaaaaatatatggaaaaagaGGTCGGTTTTCTTCgatcttccatattggtctaGTCTTGAGGTAAGACATTGTATTGATGTGATGCACGTGGAGAAAAATGTATGTGATAGTGTAATCGGAACACTTCTCAacattcaaggcaagacaaaggaTGGTATTAATACTCGTCTAGATTTGGGCGTGATGGGTATACGAGAAGAGCTAACTCCACAATATATAG gtAACAAGACGTATCTGCCTCCTGCCTGCTACACTTTGtcgaaaaaagagaaaacaagtttTTGTGAGTGTTTAGAAAGTATCAAAGTGCCGCATGGTTACTCATCAAATGTGAAGAGGCTTGTatcggttaaagatctcaaattagttggcttaaaatctcatgacTGTCATGTCTTAATGCAACAACTACTACCAGTGGCTATTCGTGGGATATTGCCTAACAATGTTAGGAAAACTATAACTAGGTTGTGCCTGTTTTTCAATGCAATTTGTTGCAAAGCCATTGATCCATTAAAGTTAGAAGATTTGGAAAATGAGGCTGCAGTTATCTTGTGCCAATTAGAGATGTTTTTTCCTCCttcattttttgacattatggttcacttgATTGTTCATCTAGTAAGGGAGATTAGATTATGTGGTCCAATTTTTTTACGGTGGATGTATCCAATAGAGCGATACATGAAGATCCTAAAAGGGTATACCAAGAACCCACACCGTCCGGAAGCATCGATTATTGAGAGGTACATTGCAGAAGAAGCAATTGAGTTTTGTTCTAATTATTTGTCGGAAGTGAATGCTATAGGGGTTCCCAAGTCTCGTCATGATGGAAGATGTGAGGGTGTGGGTACACAAGGTTTAAAGATCAAGAGCTTAAGTATTGATGTGGTTGTTCAAGCgcatttgtatatattgaataacaCGGATGAAGTTCAACCTTACTTATCTGCTCACAAAAGCATCATAAAGAAAAAGTACCCCAAGATGAGTGAAAGAGGGTTGTTAAAAGAGCATAATAAGAGTTTCTCTAAGTGgtttaaagaaaaaattgttgGTGATGATAGTGCTTCAAAAACAATTAAGTGGTTGTCCTATGAGCCTAAATGTAACATATTAACTTGGAGTGGATATGATATTAATAAAACTTCCTTTTATACAAAGGCAAAGGATGACCGTAGTACCACgcaaaatagtggggttatgaTTGTGGCCGAGTCCATGCACTTCTCTAGTGCTAAAGATAAAAACCCGGTTATGGCATCTACGCCCTACTTTGGGGTGATTGAAGAGATTTgggaagttgattatgttgtgttTAAAGTTCCTGTATTTAAATGCAAATGGATTGATATCAATAGTGGTGTAAGAAttgatgaatttggagttacactGGTTGATCTTAGCAAGTTAGCTTATGCGGACGAACCTTTCATCATGGCATctcaagcaaaacaagttttttatgtcaCAGATCCTTCTAATAAAAGGTGGTCAGTTGTTCTACAAGGAAAGGTGCATGATAGTGATGAAAATCAAGATGCGAATCTTGATATTTCAGAAACTCCTCCTTTCTCAACAAATGTGCCTACCTTCATTGAAGAAGATGTAGAGGATGATGTGCATGCTATTCGCATAGATCATGAAGAAGGGATATGGGAGAACTAG